A region from the Clavibacter sp. A6099 genome encodes:
- a CDS encoding glycosyltransferase family 2 protein, whose amino-acid sequence MPPRVSIVIPAYNNADYLAETVDSVLAQTFTDFEVVIADHSSTDGTWDVMQRYADEPRVRLLRTEAGGGALRNWNRVSQEAGGELIKLVCGDDLLYPTILERQVAELDASPSVVLVASPRDIVDADSRPIVRDHGVSGSRIAISGAAAVRRTIRSGTNIFGEPGCVLMRRADLEAVGWWDSRWPYLIDETTYAKVLLRGDFASVGPKALAGFRISDSQWSVRLAGEQASAAAGFHRWVLEAHPGVVSRADVRLGDMMARAKALSRRLVYLYLGRRMSRSAGSAA is encoded by the coding sequence GTGCCCCCACGCGTCTCGATCGTCATCCCCGCATACAACAACGCCGACTACCTCGCCGAGACGGTCGACTCCGTGCTGGCGCAGACGTTCACCGACTTCGAGGTCGTGATCGCGGACCACTCCTCCACCGACGGGACCTGGGACGTCATGCAGCGCTACGCCGACGAGCCGCGCGTCCGCCTGCTCCGCACCGAGGCGGGCGGCGGGGCCCTCCGCAACTGGAACCGCGTGAGCCAGGAGGCCGGCGGCGAGCTGATCAAGCTGGTCTGCGGCGACGACCTCCTCTACCCCACCATCCTCGAGCGCCAGGTGGCCGAGCTCGACGCGTCGCCGTCCGTGGTGCTCGTCGCCTCCCCGCGGGACATCGTCGACGCCGACAGCCGTCCGATCGTGCGCGACCACGGCGTCTCCGGATCCCGCATCGCCATCTCGGGCGCCGCGGCCGTCCGCCGCACCATCCGCTCGGGCACCAACATCTTCGGCGAGCCGGGCTGCGTGCTCATGCGCCGGGCCGACCTCGAGGCCGTGGGCTGGTGGGACTCGCGCTGGCCCTACCTCATCGACGAGACCACGTACGCGAAGGTGCTGCTGCGCGGCGACTTCGCGTCCGTCGGCCCGAAGGCCCTCGCGGGGTTCCGCATCTCCGACTCGCAGTGGAGCGTGCGCCTCGCGGGCGAGCAGGCCAGCGCCGCGGCCGGCTTCCACCGCTGGGTGCTCGAGGCCCACCCCGGCGTCGTCAGCAGGGCCGACGTCCGGCTCGGCGACATGATGGCCCGGGCCAAGGCGCTCTCCCGCCGTCTCGTGTACCTCTACCTCGGGCGCCGCATGTCGCGCTCGGCCGGGAGCGCCGCGTGA
- a CDS encoding glycosyltransferase, with translation MSAVEPLDAGETVLPPDHSVSVVIPVYQGELTLEALLAEIQPFTVPQISRDGHSYAVTEVLLVFDNGRDGSPRVIRELRRLHPFVRPIWLSRNFGQHAATLAGMASSGGDWIVTLDEDGQHDPGFIPDMLDVAMRDLASVVYAKPTNTPSHGLLRNVASRGAKVVLNAMSSDQDAEQFQSYRLVLGSVGRSVAAYAGSGVYLDIALGWVANRVSTCDITLRDEGERQSGYSPRRLFSHFWRMVLSSGTRGLRAVSVLGALFLVVALIFVGVIVVSRLTDNSVPAGWASTIVTILASSGIILFSLGIIAEYIGVSVGMAQGRPAYLIVRDPLDGPHGRPPRGHV, from the coding sequence GTGAGCGCCGTCGAACCGCTGGACGCGGGCGAGACCGTGCTCCCCCCGGACCACTCCGTCTCCGTCGTCATCCCCGTGTACCAGGGAGAGCTCACGCTCGAGGCGCTGCTCGCGGAGATCCAGCCGTTCACGGTGCCGCAGATCAGCCGCGACGGCCACAGCTACGCCGTCACCGAGGTCCTCCTCGTCTTCGACAACGGGCGCGACGGATCCCCGCGCGTCATCCGAGAGCTGAGGCGCCTGCACCCGTTCGTCCGGCCGATCTGGCTGAGCCGCAACTTCGGGCAGCACGCCGCGACCCTCGCGGGGATGGCCTCGTCGGGCGGGGACTGGATCGTCACGCTCGACGAGGACGGCCAGCACGACCCGGGCTTCATCCCCGACATGCTCGACGTCGCCATGCGCGACCTCGCGTCGGTCGTCTATGCGAAGCCCACCAACACGCCGTCGCACGGGCTCCTCCGCAACGTCGCCTCCCGCGGCGCGAAGGTCGTGCTCAACGCCATGTCGTCGGACCAGGACGCCGAGCAGTTCCAGAGCTACCGGCTCGTGCTCGGCTCCGTCGGGCGCAGCGTCGCGGCGTACGCGGGGTCCGGCGTGTACCTCGACATCGCGCTCGGCTGGGTCGCGAACCGCGTCTCGACGTGCGACATCACCCTGCGCGACGAGGGCGAGCGGCAGTCCGGCTACTCGCCGCGCCGGCTCTTCTCGCACTTCTGGCGGATGGTGCTCTCCAGCGGCACCCGGGGTCTGCGCGCCGTGAGCGTCCTCGGGGCGCTGTTCCTCGTCGTGGCCCTCATCTTCGTGGGCGTCATCGTGGTCAGCCGCCTCACCGACAACTCGGTCCCGGCTGGCTGGGCGTCGACCATCGTGACGATCCTGGCGTCGAGCGGAATCATCCTGTTCTCCCTGGGGATCATCGCGGAGTACATCGGCGTGTCCGTCGGCATGGCGCAGGGGCGGCCCGCCTACCTCATCGTGCGCGACCCCCTCGACGGCCCGCACGGCCGCCCGCCGCGCGGACACGTATGA
- the rfbD gene encoding dTDP-4-dehydrorhamnose reductase, producing MSRILVTGGRGMLGQDLLPALAAHDVTAPGRAELDITDEAAVRLAVAGHDVVVNLAAYTAVDAAEEHEDEARAINATGAGVLARAAADTGARIVHVSTDYVFDGSATSPYPEDAPHAPVSAYGRTKAEGERLVLAGHPDGASVVRTAWLYGAGGPSFPSTMLRLAASHDTVSVVDDQRGQPTWTVDLAARIVELVDAGAPAGVFHGTGTGETTWFGLARAVFAAAGLDPERVRPTDSASFVRPAPRPAYSVLGHDAWARVGLAPLRDWREALSDAAGHGVLRAR from the coding sequence GTGAGCCGGATCCTCGTCACCGGCGGCCGCGGCATGCTCGGGCAGGACCTCCTGCCCGCCCTCGCCGCGCACGACGTGACGGCGCCCGGGCGCGCCGAGCTCGACATCACCGACGAGGCCGCGGTCCGCCTGGCCGTCGCCGGGCACGACGTGGTCGTGAACCTCGCCGCGTACACCGCGGTGGACGCGGCCGAGGAGCACGAGGACGAGGCCAGGGCCATCAACGCGACCGGGGCCGGCGTGCTCGCGCGCGCCGCCGCCGATACGGGTGCCCGCATCGTGCACGTCTCCACGGACTACGTCTTCGACGGATCCGCGACCTCGCCCTACCCCGAGGACGCGCCCCACGCGCCCGTGTCCGCATACGGCCGCACCAAGGCCGAGGGCGAGCGCCTGGTGCTCGCCGGCCACCCGGACGGCGCGAGCGTCGTGCGCACCGCGTGGCTCTACGGCGCGGGCGGACCGTCGTTCCCGTCGACCATGCTGCGGCTCGCCGCGTCGCACGACACGGTGTCCGTGGTCGACGACCAGCGCGGCCAGCCGACGTGGACGGTCGACCTCGCGGCGCGCATCGTCGAGCTCGTCGACGCCGGCGCGCCCGCGGGCGTCTTCCACGGCACGGGCACCGGCGAGACGACCTGGTTCGGTCTCGCGCGGGCCGTCTTCGCGGCGGCCGGGCTGGATCCCGAGCGCGTGCGGCCCACCGACAGCGCCTCCTTCGTGCGGCCCGCGCCCCGACCCGCGTACTCCGTGCTCGGGCACGACGCCTGGGCCCGCGTCGGCCTGGCACCGCTCCGCGACTGGCGCGAGGCGCTGTCCGACGCCGCCGGGCACGGCGTCCTCCGGGCACGCTGA
- a CDS encoding ABC transporter ATP-binding protein: MPRTSESDALPRIIVENVRKSFLLRHTHSIKETVIAAVRRKPLASTFDALEDVSFEVRPGESVALMGFNGSGKSTLLKLISGVYQPDSGEVLARGRIAGLIEVGAGFHPDLSGRENIYLNAAILGMEQHEIDARFDQIVEFSEIEKFIDTEVKHYSSGMFLRLAFSVAIHTEVDILLVDEILSVGDEPFQRKCLAKIRELHDQGKTLVVVSHDLDMVSDLCERGILIQSGKVAFDGPSKDAVERMRRS; the protein is encoded by the coding sequence TTGCCCAGGACCTCTGAGTCGGACGCGCTCCCGCGCATCATCGTCGAGAACGTGCGGAAGTCATTCCTCCTCCGCCACACGCACTCCATCAAGGAGACGGTCATCGCGGCCGTCCGCCGGAAGCCGCTCGCCTCGACCTTCGACGCGCTCGAGGACGTGAGCTTCGAGGTGCGCCCCGGCGAGTCGGTCGCGCTCATGGGCTTCAACGGATCCGGCAAGTCGACGCTCCTCAAGCTCATCTCCGGCGTGTACCAGCCCGACAGCGGCGAGGTCCTCGCGCGCGGGCGCATCGCCGGCCTCATCGAGGTGGGCGCGGGATTCCACCCAGACCTCTCCGGACGCGAGAACATCTACCTCAACGCCGCGATCCTCGGCATGGAGCAGCACGAGATCGATGCGCGCTTCGACCAGATCGTCGAGTTCAGCGAGATCGAGAAGTTCATCGACACCGAGGTCAAGCACTACTCCTCGGGCATGTTCCTGCGGCTCGCGTTCTCGGTCGCCATCCACACCGAGGTCGACATCCTGCTGGTGGACGAGATCCTCTCGGTGGGCGACGAGCCGTTCCAGCGCAAGTGCCTCGCCAAGATCCGCGAGCTGCACGATCAGGGCAAGACGCTCGTGGTCGTCAGCCACGACCTCGACATGGTGTCGGACCTGTGCGAGCGCGGGATCCTCATCCAGTCGGGCAAGGTCGCGTTCGACGGCCCGTCCAAGGACGCGGTCGAGCGGATGCGCCGGAGCTGA
- a CDS encoding dTDP-4-dehydrorhamnose 3,5-epimerase family protein, giving the protein MQIRELAVPDGYEITPVQRADDRGVFLEWYRFDELERVVGHRLDLRQANMSVSKRGVVRGVHFADVPRGQAKYVKAVSGAVLDFVIDIRVGSPTFGKWDSVRLDTETHKAVYISEGLGHCFVALTDDAAVTYLVSDVYNPGAEHGITPLDPELGLVFPEEAGEALLSPKDLEAPTLAEAAAAGLLPTWSDMRAFHDSQKVS; this is encoded by the coding sequence GTGCAGATCCGAGAGCTCGCCGTGCCCGACGGCTACGAGATCACCCCCGTCCAGCGCGCCGACGACCGGGGCGTGTTCCTCGAGTGGTACCGGTTCGACGAGCTCGAGCGGGTCGTCGGCCACCGCCTCGACCTGCGCCAGGCCAACATGAGCGTCTCGAAGCGCGGCGTCGTGCGCGGCGTGCACTTCGCCGACGTGCCGCGCGGTCAGGCCAAGTACGTGAAGGCCGTGTCCGGCGCCGTGCTCGACTTCGTCATCGACATCCGCGTCGGATCCCCGACCTTCGGGAAGTGGGACAGCGTGCGGCTCGACACCGAGACGCACAAGGCCGTCTACATCTCCGAGGGCCTCGGCCACTGCTTCGTCGCGCTGACCGACGACGCGGCCGTCACCTACCTCGTGAGCGACGTCTACAACCCCGGCGCCGAGCACGGGATCACGCCGCTCGACCCCGAGCTCGGCCTGGTGTTCCCCGAGGAGGCCGGCGAGGCGCTCCTCTCCCCGAAGGACCTCGAGGCCCCGACGCTCGCCGAGGCGGCGGCCGCCGGACTCCTCCCCACATGGTCGGACATGCGCGCCTTCCACGACTCGCAGAAGGTGAGCTGA
- the rfbB gene encoding dTDP-glucose 4,6-dehydratase has translation MRILVTGGAGFIGSNFVRHALQDHYAGLEGADVVVLDALTYSGNLENLAPVSDSPRYTFVQGDIRDDAVLDEWIPQVDAVVHFAAESHVDRSVRDASIFVETNVLGTQKLLDAALRHDLKRFVHVSTDEVYGSIAEGSWDEERPLEPNSPYSASKAGSDLLARSYHRTHGLNVSITRCSNNYGPYHFPEKVIPLFVTNLIDDKHVPLYGEGLNIRDWLHVDDHCRGIALVLVQGAPGEIYNIGGGTELTNRELTQLLLDATGRDWSYVDRVEDRKGHDLRYSVDISKIQRELGYAPQVPFAEGLADVVQWYRDNRTWWEPLKARAELPA, from the coding sequence ATGAGGATCCTCGTGACCGGCGGTGCCGGCTTCATCGGCTCCAACTTCGTGCGCCACGCGCTGCAGGACCACTACGCCGGGCTCGAGGGCGCCGACGTCGTCGTGCTCGACGCGCTCACCTACTCCGGCAACCTCGAGAACCTCGCGCCCGTCAGCGACTCGCCGCGCTACACGTTCGTCCAGGGCGACATCCGCGACGACGCCGTCCTCGACGAGTGGATCCCGCAGGTCGACGCGGTCGTGCACTTCGCCGCCGAGAGCCACGTCGACCGCTCCGTTCGCGACGCGAGCATCTTCGTGGAGACCAACGTGCTCGGCACCCAGAAGCTGCTCGACGCCGCGCTCCGCCACGACCTGAAGCGCTTCGTGCACGTATCCACCGACGAGGTGTACGGATCCATCGCCGAGGGCTCGTGGGACGAGGAGCGGCCGCTCGAGCCCAACTCCCCCTACTCCGCGTCGAAGGCCGGCAGCGACCTGCTCGCACGCTCGTACCACCGCACGCACGGGCTGAACGTCTCGATCACGCGCTGCTCGAACAACTACGGGCCGTACCACTTCCCCGAGAAGGTCATCCCGCTGTTCGTCACGAACCTCATCGACGACAAGCACGTGCCGCTGTACGGCGAGGGCCTCAACATCCGCGACTGGCTGCACGTCGACGACCACTGCCGCGGCATCGCGCTCGTGCTGGTCCAGGGCGCGCCCGGCGAGATCTACAACATCGGCGGCGGCACCGAGCTCACCAACCGCGAGCTCACGCAGCTGCTGCTCGACGCCACCGGCCGCGACTGGTCGTACGTCGACCGCGTCGAGGACCGCAAGGGCCACGACCTGCGCTACTCCGTCGACATCTCCAAGATCCAGCGCGAGCTCGGCTACGCGCCCCAGGTGCCGTTCGCCGAGGGCCTCGCCGACGTCGTGCAGTGGTACCGCGACAACCGCACGTGGTGGGAGCCGCTGAAGGCGCGCGCCGAGCTGCCCGCGTGA
- a CDS encoding ABC transporter permease — MSSMTTSHSREFSRPGTGAGLLDVYRRRYLLSLLVKKEVQVRYRGSVLGWLWSYVKPAAQFAVFFVAMGVFLQLNRNQVNYPVYLFSGIILINFYTEAFSNSTKSLVDNGALIKKIYLPRELFPVSSTFVALVNFLPQLVILLVVCLLVGWAPTPVQVLGIFLAIAIIGTLAIGLGMLFGAANVSFRDSQNFVELIVMVVVWASPVLYPYAQVAKVLPDWLLVIYQLNPVTAAVELFHAAFWYPTTGGTGELPPNLWMYGFIALGVSLLSLLLGQLVFKKLEGRFAQDL, encoded by the coding sequence GTGTCGAGCATGACGACCTCCCACTCGCGGGAGTTCTCGAGGCCCGGCACGGGCGCGGGGCTCCTCGACGTGTACCGCCGCCGCTACCTCCTCTCCCTCCTCGTGAAGAAGGAGGTGCAGGTCAGGTACCGCGGATCCGTCCTCGGCTGGCTCTGGTCGTACGTGAAGCCGGCGGCGCAGTTCGCCGTCTTCTTCGTGGCGATGGGCGTCTTCCTGCAGCTGAACCGCAACCAGGTGAACTACCCCGTCTACCTGTTCTCGGGCATCATCCTCATCAACTTCTACACGGAGGCGTTCTCCAACTCCACGAAGTCGCTCGTGGACAACGGGGCGCTGATCAAGAAGATCTACCTGCCGCGGGAGCTGTTCCCGGTGTCGAGCACGTTCGTGGCGCTGGTCAACTTCCTGCCGCAGCTCGTCATCCTGCTGGTCGTCTGCCTGCTGGTGGGCTGGGCGCCGACGCCCGTCCAGGTGCTCGGCATCTTCCTGGCGATCGCGATCATCGGCACGCTGGCCATCGGCCTGGGGATGCTGTTCGGCGCCGCCAACGTCTCCTTCCGTGACTCGCAGAACTTCGTCGAGCTCATCGTCATGGTGGTCGTGTGGGCCTCGCCCGTGCTCTACCCCTACGCGCAGGTCGCGAAGGTGCTGCCGGACTGGCTGCTCGTGATCTACCAGCTCAACCCCGTCACGGCGGCGGTCGAGCTCTTCCACGCCGCGTTCTGGTACCCCACCACGGGCGGCACCGGCGAGCTGCCGCCGAACCTCTGGATGTACGGGTTCATCGCCCTCGGCGTCTCGCTCCTGAGCCTCCTGCTCGGGCAGCTCGTCTTCAAGAAGCTGGAGGGGCGCTTTGCCCAGGACCTCTGA
- a CDS encoding SDR family oxidoreductase, with the protein MTVAVPVWVIGARGLLGASLHDALTADPRWAPVAAEPLPWSTADEGVMRRAARTEAERLLAAGRAAGRWAVMWCAGAAVTGSTRAQLDHELGQLEAVLDEIALAVAADPAPGGALFYSSSAGGVYAGAASPPFTEATEPRPLAPYGEAKLRAEGLVRAFGERAGVRTLIGRIANLYGPRQAVGKPQGLITQLARANLSPTPASIYVPLETVRDYLYADDCAGLVRDATARLLGLPADTHVVKILASGQPVTISALLGHFTALGKARPHVMLGLSPLAGYQAVDLRLASVVWPDLDERDTMPLPAGIHITAQALISGLQSGELTAR; encoded by the coding sequence ATGACGGTCGCCGTCCCGGTCTGGGTCATCGGCGCGCGGGGCCTCCTCGGCGCCTCGCTGCACGACGCCCTGACGGCGGATCCGCGCTGGGCGCCCGTCGCCGCCGAGCCCCTGCCCTGGTCGACCGCGGATGAGGGCGTCATGCGCCGGGCCGCGCGCACCGAGGCGGAGCGGCTCCTCGCGGCGGGCCGCGCGGCCGGCCGCTGGGCCGTCATGTGGTGCGCGGGCGCCGCGGTAACCGGCAGCACGCGCGCGCAGCTGGATCACGAGCTCGGGCAGCTCGAGGCCGTGCTGGACGAGATCGCCCTGGCCGTCGCGGCCGACCCGGCACCCGGCGGCGCCCTGTTCTACTCGTCGTCCGCGGGCGGCGTGTACGCGGGCGCGGCGAGCCCGCCGTTCACGGAGGCGACGGAGCCGCGTCCGCTCGCACCCTACGGGGAGGCCAAGCTCCGCGCGGAGGGCCTCGTGCGCGCGTTCGGCGAGCGGGCCGGCGTGCGCACCCTCATCGGGCGCATCGCGAACCTCTACGGTCCGCGCCAGGCGGTCGGCAAGCCGCAGGGCCTCATCACGCAGCTGGCCCGGGCGAACCTCTCCCCCACCCCGGCCTCGATCTACGTGCCGCTCGAGACGGTGCGCGACTACCTCTACGCCGACGACTGCGCCGGCCTCGTGCGGGACGCGACCGCCCGCCTGCTCGGCCTGCCGGCGGACACCCACGTGGTGAAGATCCTCGCGTCGGGGCAGCCGGTCACCATCAGCGCGCTGCTCGGGCACTTCACGGCCCTCGGCAAGGCGCGGCCCCACGTGATGCTCGGCCTGTCGCCCCTCGCGGGCTACCAGGCGGTGGACCTGCGCCTCGCGAGCGTCGTGTGGCCCGACCTCGACGAGCGCGACACGATGCCGCTGCCCGCCGGGATCCACATCACGGCGCAGGCCCTGATATCCGGCCTGCAGTCGGGCGAGCTCACCGCACGCTGA
- the rfbA gene encoding glucose-1-phosphate thymidylyltransferase RfbA, translating to MKGIILAGGSGTRLWPITKGISKQLMPIYDKPMIYYPLSTLMMADIREVLIITTPEYNDQFRALLGDGSHLGMRIEYAVQPSPDGLAQAFVIGEEFIGDDSVALVLGDNIFHGAGLGTSLRKNTEIDGALIFAYHVADPTAYGVVEFDDDFTAVSIEEKPARPKSAYAVPGLYFFDNDVVEIAKGIQPSERGELEITAVNDHYLQAGRLHVQVLDRGTAWLDTGTFESMMQASEYVKVIEDRQGFKIGCIEEIAYRAGWIDRDALEELARPLIKSGYGRYLVTLLDA from the coding sequence ATGAAGGGCATCATCCTGGCCGGCGGATCCGGCACCCGGCTCTGGCCGATCACGAAGGGCATCAGCAAGCAGCTGATGCCGATCTACGACAAGCCGATGATCTACTACCCCCTGTCGACCCTGATGATGGCGGACATCCGCGAGGTGCTCATCATCACGACGCCCGAGTACAACGACCAGTTCCGGGCCCTGCTCGGCGACGGCTCGCACCTCGGCATGCGCATCGAGTACGCCGTGCAGCCCTCGCCCGACGGCCTCGCGCAGGCGTTCGTCATCGGCGAGGAGTTCATCGGCGACGACTCGGTCGCGCTCGTCCTCGGCGACAACATCTTCCACGGCGCCGGCCTCGGCACGAGCCTGCGGAAGAACACCGAGATCGACGGCGCGCTGATCTTCGCGTATCACGTGGCGGATCCGACGGCCTACGGCGTCGTCGAGTTCGACGACGACTTCACGGCCGTCTCCATCGAGGAGAAGCCCGCGCGACCGAAGAGCGCCTACGCGGTGCCCGGCCTCTACTTCTTCGACAACGACGTGGTCGAGATCGCCAAGGGCATCCAGCCCAGCGAGCGAGGCGAGCTCGAGATCACGGCCGTCAACGACCACTACCTGCAGGCGGGGCGCCTCCACGTGCAGGTGCTCGACCGCGGCACCGCGTGGCTCGACACCGGCACGTTCGAGAGCATGATGCAGGCCTCCGAGTACGTGAAGGTCATCGAGGACCGCCAGGGCTTCAAGATCGGCTGCATCGAGGAGATCGCGTACCGCGCCGGCTGGATCGACCGCGACGCCCTCGAGGAGCTCGCGCGTCCGCTCATCAAGAGCGGGTACGGACGCTACCTCGTCACGCTGCTCGACGCGTAG
- a CDS encoding GtrA family protein, with product MAASRIRALLRDERVAFLLVGGFNTVFAFLLFAGLAATAGRSLDAAGLPVLGSLVPLAGSYAVAILVAFLLYRRLVFRVRGHVLRDLARFVSVYAVSITLNAVSLPLLVALGAPRLVAQALIVVVITLISYVGHRWFSFRRPPGEGGSGR from the coding sequence ATGGCCGCCTCCCGCATCCGCGCGCTCCTCCGCGACGAGCGCGTGGCGTTCCTCCTCGTCGGCGGCTTCAACACCGTCTTCGCGTTCCTCCTCTTCGCGGGGCTCGCCGCCACCGCCGGCCGGTCGCTCGATGCGGCGGGGCTCCCGGTGCTCGGATCGCTCGTGCCGCTCGCCGGGAGCTACGCGGTCGCGATCCTCGTGGCGTTCCTCCTCTACCGGCGGCTCGTGTTCCGCGTCCGCGGGCATGTGCTCCGCGACCTCGCGCGCTTCGTCTCGGTGTACGCCGTGTCCATCACGCTGAACGCCGTCTCGCTGCCGCTGCTCGTCGCGCTCGGGGCGCCGCGCCTGGTCGCGCAGGCGCTCATCGTGGTCGTGATCACCCTCATCAGCTACGTCGGGCACCGCTGGTTCTCCTTCCGCCGGCCGCCAGGCGAGGGCGGCTCCGGCCGCTGA